The Kaistella daneshvariae genomic sequence ATCCGCAAATCTGTATTTTCAAAGTTCCGGCACCACGCAGATGAACCTTTCCAAACATTGGATTGTCGATGAAAACTTGTATCAACAAAGCATCGAAAAAAGTTTCGAACAATTCATCGGCAAAGCTGAAGATTATATTTTCCTCGGCTTGTTGCCAAGCTACCTGGAAAAGCAAAATTCTTCCTTAATATATATGGTGGATTTTCTGATGAGAAAATCTGCGAAACCGGAAAATGGCTATTTTCTGTACAATCATCAGGATTTATTGGATTTGTTGAAAAAACTTTACGCGGAAAATAAAAAAGTAATTTTATTCGGTGTTGCCTTTGCCTTGTTGGATTTTCTGGAATTTTGCCAAAATAGCAACCAAAAAATCGAAACTTCGGAAGAGCTCATCATCATCGAAACCGGCGGTATGAAAGGCCGGAAGGGAGAAATGACGAAAGACGAGCTGCTGAAAATTTTTCACCAGGGTTTTGGAACGGAAAAAATTTATTCCGAATATTCGATGACGGAATTGCTGTCGCAAGCCTATTCATTAGGCGAAAATATTTACGAAAGTCCAAACTGGATGCGAATTCTCATCCGAAATACAGAAGATCCTTTTTCTTATGTGCAAAACGGCAGAACCGGTGCCATCAACATCATCGATCTTGCAAACCGCCATTCTTGCAGCTTTATTGCGACTCAGGATTTGGGCAAAATTGTAGGTGAGTCTGAAGGTTTAACTGAAATCAATTCTCGAAAATTTCAAGTTTTGGGCAGAATCGATCATTCTGATATCCGCGGCTGCAGTTTGCTCGTGTCTTAATTTTCAACCAACATGTTAAAAGTAGAAGAACTTACCTATAATTATATTTCGAAATTCTGTGATTTTGAAAAAGATTTGGTGCTTACGAATCATTTTCATTCCGATTGGGAAGCAGATATTTTAGTCATTAATGAAGAAGGTTTCAGTCATGAGCTGGAAATTAAATTTTCAAAAGCCGACTTTAAAAATGATTTTAAAAAGAAATATCAAAACCATCAGACCAAAGAAAAATTCCTGAAACACGACAAAATTTCCTGCGGCGATTATCCCTGCAACCAGTTCAGTTTTTTGTTACCGCAGGGAATGATCGAGCACAAAAATATCCCGCCACACTGCGGAATTATTGAATTTTACCACAATCCGGATTCCTGGGTGACGACTTTCACCGAAATCCGAAAACCCACAAAAGTGCACGATGACCCTTTCTGGAAATTTTTCGATAAAGATCTGATGCTGAAAATCATGGCGCGAAATCTTTATTTCAAAAAACTGGAGGTAAAAGGCAGGTTTGAAGAGCTGATTTTGCCGCCGCAGTTTGTGCCGAAAAAATAAAATTTGCCGCTAAAACGGCAAATTTTTCTGTTTTACATTCATTTTTGAAAATTCTTACCTTTACGTAAATTCAAAATGATGAACTTCAAAAAATACAAATTCGTTTTCTGGGCGTTGGGTATCGTCGCGGTACTTTTTATCGCGTATCTGCTTTTCCAAATGACGCAAAGTTCTT encodes the following:
- a CDS encoding LuxE/PaaK family acyltransferase, producing the protein MQNIFNIKTEEDFQQNCLETFQYQYQNIEVYRKFVDYLNINPREISEVEKIPFLPIEMFKNHTILDGKISANLYFQSSGTTQMNLSKHWIVDENLYQQSIEKSFEQFIGKAEDYIFLGLLPSYLEKQNSSLIYMVDFLMRKSAKPENGYFLYNHQDLLDLLKKLYAENKKVILFGVAFALLDFLEFCQNSNQKIETSEELIIIETGGMKGRKGEMTKDELLKIFHQGFGTEKIYSEYSMTELLSQAYSLGENIYESPNWMRILIRNTEDPFSYVQNGRTGAINIIDLANRHSCSFIATQDLGKIVGESEGLTEINSRKFQVLGRIDHSDIRGCSLLVS